The nucleotide window AAAAGGGCCAGCTGAAGGACAATCCACTCGAGGCTCTGAGGCAGTTCGGTGACCCGATGATGGCAACGGTTATAGGCCTGGCTTTGGGTTTCAGGAAAAACATCGTCCTCGCTGGAGGAACCCAGATGTTAGCCGTTTCAGCTCTTCTTAAGGCCCTTGGTGAGGATTTGAATCGCTTTATGATAGCCACAACGAAGTGGGTGGTCAATGATAGGAGCGCGACCTTCCTTGATACGGCCAGGGAGATAGGGATAGTAACATATTCCGCTGACCTCGATTTCTCAAAGAGCGAGTTTAAGGGCCTGAGGGACTATGAGCGCGGTTATGTCAAGGAAGGCGTTGGCGCTGGAGGGGCCACTTGGCTCGCCGTAAAAGCGGGTTTCTCGCCGGAAGAGGTCAGCGAAAAGGTCGAGGAGCTTTACAAGAGACTCATGGAGATGAAACAATAAGGTTTGTTTTTATTCTTTGTTTTTTGGTTATTGGCAAGCTGTTTAAACAAACTTGTTTTCTGAAAGATTATTAAGTTCGGCAATCACTTTAACATAGGTGGTAGCATGGGTGCTGAAGAGCACAAGAGGAAAGCCCCCAAAAAGTTCAAATTTGCGGTCATAACTGTCAGCGACACCGCAAGCAGGGGAGAAAAGGAAGACAAAAGCGGGAAGTTCCTCATTGAGGAGCTTGAGAAGGCCGGACACGAAAGGGTTCTTTACAAGATAGTGCCCGACGAGAAGATGGCCATAATCGGGGCAGTCATAGATGCCTTCGAGAGGGGAGCCGAGGTCGTCGTCACTTCAGGGGGAACCGGAATAGCTAGCAGGGACGTTACGATAGAGAGCGTCAGGCCACTTTTTGATAAAGAACTGACGGGCTTCGGGGAGATTTTTAGACTGTTGAGCTACGAGGAGATAGGGACCTCTGCAATCATGACGAGGGCAACCGCCGGGATAATCAGAAGCTCCGGCAGGGCAATGGCCGTCTTCTGCCTGCCGGGAAGCCTTGGAGCGGCTAAGACCGGGGTGAGGATTATTCTCAACGAGGCCGGTCACGTCCTAAAGCACGGGAGGGAGTGAAATGAAAGAGTTCAAGCGCCTCACCCCTTACCGGGAAGCTCTGAGTCTGCTCTTAAATGATTTAACAGAGATTAGCGAGTTTGAGGAAGTTGTCATAAATGATGCCCTCGGGCGGGTTCTTGCGGAGGACGTAGTCTCGCCAATAGACAGTCCGCCCTTCGACAGGTCAGCCGTTGACGGCTACGCACTCCGCGCGGAGGACACATTCCCGGCTAGAGAATACAACCCCGTCGAGCTGAAGGTTATAGACGAAATCACCGCCGGTGAAGAGAGTAGCGCTAAAGTCGAGCCCGGGACGGCGGTAAAACTCATGACAGGCTCAAAGATACCTGAGGGAGCCAACGCAGTTCTAATGCAGGAGATGGCCGAGCGCGATAGGGATGTTATACGGGTTCTCCGTCCCGTTGCGCCGGGCCAGAATGTTGCCTTCGCAGGAGAGGACGTTAAGAAGGGGGAGATAATCCTCAGGAAGGGAGGGATTTTAAGACCCCAGGATTTGGCCCTACTCAAGAGCGTGGGCTTCAAAAGGGTGAAGGTCAAGAAAAAGCCCCGCGTTGGAATAATCGTTACTGGTGACGAGCTCATTGAGGAGTTCGACGAAGAGGCGCTGAAATCGGGCAAAATCCTTGAGAGCAACTCCATAATGCTTAAGGGCCTCGTGAGGCAGTACTTCGGCGAGCCGGTCTTCTACGGTGTCGTTCCGGACGATGAAGACGCAATAAGGAATGCCATCGAGAGAGCCAAGAGGGAGAACGACCTCGTCCTCGTTACGGGCGGTTCGGCCTTCGGCGACAAGGACTTTGCCCACCGCTTTGTCAGGTTGCTCTTCCACGGGACGACAATAAAACCCGGAAGGCCAATAGGCTACGGTGAGAGGGTCTTCATAATGAGTGGTTACCCCGTGGCTGTCTTCGCCCAGTTTCACCTCTATGTCAAGCACGCCTTGGCCAAGCTCGTCGGCGCTAAGAACTACGAGGTTCGCGTTAGGGCGAAGCTAACCGACAGGGTTCCGAGCCAGCTTGGGAGATATGAGTTCGTCAAGGCCTGGTACGAGAACGGTGTGGCGAGACCCATTAAGAAGAAGGGAAGCGGGATAATAAGTTCACTTGTTGAGAGCAACGGCTACATAGAAATTCCAGAGGACAGTGAGGGGCACCTTGAAGGAGAAGAGGTTTGGGTGACACTTTACTGAGTTCAGATATCTCCAAGCAATGCGTTGATATCGGGAACTTTAATTAGATCTCTTACTTCCCTAGGTAAAGTCTTTGCGACTTCCTTCTCCCTTATTAAGAGTAATTTGATGACCTCTAATTTCTCCCTTTTCTTTTTTTCCAGAATCTCTTCAACTGGGTTCCCACTAATCCATGGCACTATTTCTTTTAGATTTTCTAAGGTATTGTCTCTATATGTAATCCCTGACATAGCACTAATCTTTAGCAATTTGATATTAATAACTTTTTCTATGCACTTTTTGGTAACTATTTTTAGTAGTTACTAAAACCTGAAGATAAAAATGATCAATATTGTAGCCCGCCCGTAACTCCCGCCATCATCTCAGCCAGACGGCAGAATCAGGCGGGCTAACCCAGGCGGGCGAGAAGTGTGCCCGGTCTGGGTTTCCCGCGGTCATTGTGCTCCGTAACGCGGAAGGCCCTCCCGCGGGGACCTCGC belongs to Thermococcus sp. and includes:
- the glp gene encoding gephyrin-like molybdotransferase Glp; its protein translation is MKEFKRLTPYREALSLLLNDLTEISEFEEVVINDALGRVLAEDVVSPIDSPPFDRSAVDGYALRAEDTFPAREYNPVELKVIDEITAGEESSAKVEPGTAVKLMTGSKIPEGANAVLMQEMAERDRDVIRVLRPVAPGQNVAFAGEDVKKGEIILRKGGILRPQDLALLKSVGFKRVKVKKKPRVGIIVTGDELIEEFDEEALKSGKILESNSIMLKGLVRQYFGEPVFYGVVPDDEDAIRNAIERAKRENDLVLVTGGSAFGDKDFAHRFVRLLFHGTTIKPGRPIGYGERVFIMSGYPVAVFAQFHLYVKHALAKLVGAKNYEVRVRAKLTDRVPSQLGRYEFVKAWYENGVARPIKKKGSGIISSLVESNGYIEIPEDSEGHLEGEEVWVTLY
- a CDS encoding MogA/MoaB family molybdenum cofactor biosynthesis protein, which encodes MGAEEHKRKAPKKFKFAVITVSDTASRGEKEDKSGKFLIEELEKAGHERVLYKIVPDEKMAIIGAVIDAFERGAEVVVTSGGTGIASRDVTIESVRPLFDKELTGFGEIFRLLSYEEIGTSAIMTRATAGIIRSSGRAMAVFCLPGSLGAAKTGVRIILNEAGHVLKHGRE